The Clostridiisalibacter paucivorans DSM 22131 genome has a segment encoding these proteins:
- a CDS encoding UPF0236 family transposase-like protein, which yields MYKISLKEMDINFKDLEKRIYEFVCRQACEIITELLNQLDDELMKERDKKIYRNKGFKKTCIKTVMGE from the coding sequence ATGTATAAGATAAGTTTAAAGGAAATGGATATAAATTTCAAGGATTTAGAGAAAAGGATTTATGAATTTGTTTGCCGTCAGGCATGTGAAATAATCACAGAGCTACTTAATCAACTAGATGATGAGCTAATGAAAGAAAGAGATAAGAAGATATATAGAAATAAAGGTTTCAAGAAAACATGTATCAAGACAGTAATGGGTGAGAT
- a CDS encoding zinc ribbon domain-containing protein, with protein sequence MGQLELLWKLQDYDLKLEQYKKELLDLEQEKNIEKLTVRLKELEYDLINKKTQVEVDNAKMQRLNNKLKHINFDFKRLENKLYGGKISNIKQLEAIKNEQDEIKEKAMKIEDEILELMEKVDKNSEDIDNLHREYLEIRDTLEKRKKEIKINIEDLKVTIERQEELILNIKNKLDDSLLKKYTDAKKRKGRVVVRVEGDKCTGCHMAIPLSTLSKIKHSNKVNYCDNCGRVLYYTKED encoded by the coding sequence ATGGGTCAGCTAGAATTGTTATGGAAGTTACAAGATTATGACTTAAAGCTTGAACAATATAAGAAAGAATTACTAGATTTAGAACAAGAAAAAAATATAGAAAAATTAACTGTTAGATTAAAAGAATTAGAGTATGATCTAATAAATAAAAAAACTCAGGTTGAAGTAGACAATGCAAAGATGCAGAGATTAAACAATAAGTTAAAACATATTAATTTTGATTTTAAAAGATTAGAAAATAAATTATATGGAGGAAAAATATCCAATATAAAGCAATTAGAGGCAATAAAAAATGAGCAGGATGAGATTAAAGAGAAGGCTATGAAAATAGAAGATGAAATCCTTGAACTTATGGAAAAAGTAGATAAAAATAGCGAAGATATAGACAATCTACATAGAGAATATTTGGAAATTAGAGATACTTTAGAAAAGAGAAAAAAAGAAATTAAAATAAATATTGAGGATCTAAAGGTTACAATAGAAAGACAAGAGGAATTAATCTTAAATATAAAAAATAAATTAGATGATAGTTTACTGAAAAAATATACAGATGCAAAAAAGAGAAAAGGAAGAGTAGTAGTGAGAGTAGAGGGAGATAAATGTACAGGATGTCATATGGCTATACCCCTATCAACTCTTTCTAAGATCAAACATTCTAATAAAGTAAATTATTGTGATAATTGTGGTAGAGTTTTATATTATACAAAAGAGGACTAA
- a CDS encoding Nif3-like dinuclear metal center hexameric protein yields the protein MILSDLIDIMNSIAPPILSESWDNCGLQIGDENKDIKKILLALNAVDNVVDEAIKNNVDLIITHHPFIFKGIKSISSNTYRGNIIYKLIKNNVALFAAHTNLDIANEGVNDVLAKLLDLENTQVLKVTRREKSYKIVVFVPESHGEMVRDAISNKGAGWIGNYSHCTYNINGFGTFMPRENTNPYIGKEGVVEKVNEVRIETIVPHNRLNNVLNAMIKSHPYEEVAYDIYPLENKGQEWGLGRIGEMKTKVSLWDFANNIKNILGSKGLKFYGNISKDIKKVAVCGGSGADFISDAHNKGADVYITSDIKYHDAQNAMERNLALIDAGHYYTEKTVLPELKSRLEKIIDEDINIIISDKDDCSPYNIL from the coding sequence ATGATATTAAGTGATTTAATAGATATTATGAATTCAATAGCACCGCCTATATTATCAGAGTCATGGGATAATTGTGGATTACAAATTGGAGATGAAAATAAAGATATAAAAAAAATACTATTGGCATTAAATGCTGTAGATAATGTAGTAGATGAGGCAATAAAAAACAATGTAGATTTAATAATAACTCATCATCCTTTTATATTTAAAGGCATAAAAAGTATATCTTCAAATACATATAGAGGTAATATAATATATAAACTCATAAAAAATAATGTAGCATTGTTTGCTGCTCATACAAATTTAGATATTGCAAATGAAGGTGTAAACGATGTATTGGCTAAACTATTGGATTTAGAAAATACGCAAGTCCTTAAGGTCACTAGAAGAGAAAAATCATATAAAATTGTGGTATTTGTACCGGAATCCCATGGTGAAATGGTAAGAGATGCTATCAGTAATAAAGGGGCAGGATGGATAGGCAACTATAGTCATTGTACATATAATATAAATGGATTTGGGACATTTATGCCTAGAGAAAACACAAATCCATATATAGGAAAAGAAGGTGTAGTGGAAAAAGTAAATGAAGTGAGGATAGAAACAATAGTGCCCCATAATAGGCTAAATAATGTATTAAATGCTATGATAAAATCTCATCCATATGAAGAAGTTGCATATGACATATATCCTTTAGAAAACAAAGGACAAGAGTGGGGACTAGGTAGGATTGGAGAGATGAAAACTAAGGTGAGTTTATGGGACTTTGCCAATAATATAAAAAATATATTGGGATCTAAGGGATTAAAATTTTATGGTAATATATCTAAAGACATAAAAAAAGTAGCAGTATGTGGAGGAAGTGGTGCAGATTTTATATCTGATGCCCATAATAAAGGTGCAGATGTCTATATTACATCAGACATAAAGTATCACGATGCTCAAAATGCCATGGAAAGAAATTTAGCTCTCATAGATGCAGGTCATTATTATACTGAAAAAACAGTCTTACCAGAGCTAAAGTCTAGATTAGAAAAAATTATAGACGAAGACATAAATATAATTATTTCTGATAAGGATGATTGTTCTCCATATAATATATTATAG
- a CDS encoding tRNA (adenine(22)-N(1))-methyltransferase: MKLSPRLQAIADLVPENKKIIDVGTDHGYIPVYLVENNISRDIIASDINEGPLESAKKYVQKKKFEKYIDIRLGSGLKVIEKDEVNMAIIAGMGGVLIEDILKDSFHVAESIDTFIFQPMVASIDLRKYLYENGFKIIEEKLAQEEDRIYEIIVASHGKTDLEDTLYLEIGKKLIENKDPLLEKFLEKRLKILEKILIDLEGKKSYRANKKYKEVMNRYKRIEGVKNLL, encoded by the coding sequence ATGAAATTATCTCCCAGATTGCAGGCTATAGCAGATTTAGTTCCAGAAAATAAAAAAATAATTGATGTAGGTACTGATCATGGATATATACCTGTATATTTAGTAGAAAATAATATAAGTAGAGATATAATAGCATCAGACATAAATGAAGGGCCATTAGAGAGTGCTAAAAAATATGTACAAAAGAAAAAATTTGAAAAATATATAGATATTAGACTAGGTTCAGGATTAAAAGTAATAGAAAAAGATGAAGTGAATATGGCTATAATAGCAGGAATGGGGGGAGTTCTTATAGAGGATATTTTAAAGGACTCATTTCATGTAGCTGAATCTATAGATACGTTTATATTTCAACCCATGGTTGCATCTATAGATTTACGGAAATACCTATATGAAAATGGATTTAAAATAATAGAAGAAAAGTTAGCACAAGAAGAGGATAGGATATATGAGATAATTGTAGCAAGTCATGGAAAAACAGATTTAGAAGACACACTATACTTAGAAATAGGAAAAAAGCTTATTGAAAATAAAGATCCACTTTTAGAAAAATTTTTAGAAAAGAGATTAAAAATTTTGGAAAAGATATTAATTGATTTAGAAGGGAAAAAATCATATAGGGCAAATAAAAAATATAAAGAAGTAATGAATAGATATAAAAGAATTGAGGGAGTGAAAAATCTTTTATGA
- the rpoD gene encoding RNA polymerase sigma factor RpoD yields the protein MGINKKDNKKGIEVVKGLIDRGKKKGMLTYKEIMDTLENIELSSEQIDEIYQSLEDMGIDIVGDKDDDILLEKSDTDNAEDESTENVLTVPKGISVDDPVRMYLKEIGKVPLLTAEEEIELAKSMEQGDERSKRKLAEANLRLVVSIAKRYVGRGMLFLDLIQEGNMGLIKAVEKFDYRKGYKFSTYATWWIRQAITRAIADQARTIRIPVHMVETINKLIRVSRQLLQELGREPLPEEIAKEMNLDEEKVREIIKIAQEPVSLETPIGEEEDSHLGDFIPDDDAQAPSEAATFTMLKEQLVEVLDTLTQREQKVLRLRFGLDDGRARTLEEVGREFDVTRERIRQIEAKALRKLRHPSRSKKLKDFLE from the coding sequence ATGGGTATTAATAAAAAAGATAATAAGAAGGGCATAGAAGTGGTTAAAGGACTCATTGACAGAGGAAAGAAAAAAGGCATGTTGACCTATAAAGAAATTATGGATACTTTGGAAAATATAGAACTATCTTCTGAACAAATAGATGAGATATATCAAAGTCTTGAAGACATGGGTATAGATATTGTTGGTGACAAGGATGATGATATTCTTTTGGAAAAAAGTGATACTGATAATGCAGAGGATGAAAGTACTGAAAATGTATTGACTGTACCTAAGGGTATTAGTGTAGATGATCCAGTAAGGATGTATTTAAAAGAAATAGGAAAAGTACCATTGTTGACTGCTGAAGAAGAAATAGAATTAGCTAAAAGCATGGAACAAGGTGATGAAAGAAGTAAGAGAAAGTTAGCAGAGGCCAATCTTAGGCTAGTTGTCAGTATAGCCAAAAGATACGTAGGGAGAGGGATGTTGTTTTTAGACCTAATACAAGAAGGAAATATGGGCCTTATTAAAGCAGTAGAAAAATTTGATTATAGGAAAGGGTATAAATTTAGTACTTATGCTACATGGTGGATACGACAGGCCATAACTAGAGCTATTGCAGATCAGGCTAGGACTATAAGGATACCAGTTCATATGGTAGAAACTATAAATAAATTAATTAGAGTGTCAAGACAATTATTGCAAGAATTGGGAAGGGAGCCATTGCCAGAAGAGATAGCTAAGGAAATGAATTTAGATGAAGAAAAGGTCAGGGAAATAATAAAAATAGCCCAAGAACCCGTTTCTCTAGAAACTCCTATAGGAGAGGAAGAAGATAGTCATTTAGGTGATTTTATACCAGATGATGATGCACAAGCACCATCAGAGGCTGCAACATTTACAATGCTTAAAGAGCAATTGGTAGAAGTTTTAGATACTCTTACCCAAAGAGAACAAAAAGTACTTAGACTTAGATTTGGATTAGATGATGGAAGAGCAAGAACATTAGAAGAAGTTGGAAGAGAATTTGATGTTACTAGAGAAAGAATTAGACAGATTGAAGCTAAGGCATTGAGAAAGTTAAGACACCCTAGCAGAAGTAAAAAATTGAAAGATTTTTTAGAGTAA
- the dnaG gene encoding DNA primase, translating to MPYNFDDEMIDEIREKNDIVDVISEYVDLTRTGSNYKGICPFHNEKTPSFMVSPNKQIFHCFGCGEGGNVITFIMKHLNMDFVDTLNLLASRVNIDIETKKTKRNKELEDRNKLLFNINKDSAKYFYENLQNNKKALSYIRERGIDESVIKSYGLGYALPDWSGLLEYLLHKGYKIKDIHSLGLIIQRKDKSGYFDRFRDRIIFPIINNRGSVVGFGGRIIEKNGQPKYLNSSDSPIFNKGYNLYGINILKKYARGKDVILVEGYMDVISLYKYGIRSSVASLGTSLTENQVKLIKRYGKDVYLCYDSDEAGKKATNRALEILKKEDVEAKVIVLKDAKDPDEFINKFGLERFYETMSNALPYMDFKIQLYKERHDLNISEGRIDFIKEIVTELKKIKSPVERDVYLDKISKETKVSKDSIKEELKYLPIRNYKDKYINKNNRDNNKDRIKPVINRLEPGYTIAEKNLLYLICKDKNIYESVKTQISPEDFITEEYKKIAERLYEYYENEEFLFKTFEKVLNDNLIGTLENIYNTQINIDASQKNKVLEDFIKTVKIKKLENKKVALKERLKEIDLMDSKSEGDVEKFKSICLQLINIDKELKLHQ from the coding sequence ATGCCATATAATTTTGATGATGAAATGATAGATGAAATAAGAGAAAAAAACGATATCGTGGATGTGATATCAGAATATGTAGATCTAACAAGGACAGGCTCAAATTATAAAGGAATTTGTCCATTTCATAATGAAAAGACCCCTTCTTTTATGGTTTCTCCAAACAAACAAATTTTCCATTGTTTTGGTTGTGGAGAAGGAGGCAATGTAATAACTTTTATTATGAAGCACTTGAATATGGATTTTGTAGATACATTGAATCTACTGGCTAGTAGAGTGAATATAGATATTGAAACTAAAAAGACTAAAAGAAATAAAGAGTTAGAAGATAGAAATAAGCTTTTATTTAATATAAATAAAGATTCAGCAAAGTATTTTTATGAAAATCTACAGAACAATAAAAAGGCGTTAAGTTATATAAGAGAAAGGGGAATAGATGAAAGTGTAATTAAAAGCTATGGGTTAGGATATGCATTACCAGATTGGAGTGGACTTTTAGAATATTTGTTGCATAAGGGATATAAAATAAAAGATATACATTCTCTGGGTTTAATAATACAGCGAAAGGATAAGAGTGGTTATTTTGATAGATTTAGAGATAGAATAATTTTTCCTATAATAAACAATAGAGGTTCTGTAGTAGGTTTTGGTGGAAGGATTATTGAAAAAAATGGTCAACCTAAATATTTAAATTCATCTGATAGTCCAATATTCAATAAAGGATATAACCTTTATGGCATAAATATATTAAAAAAGTATGCTAGAGGAAAAGATGTAATATTAGTGGAAGGCTATATGGATGTTATTTCTTTATATAAATATGGCATAAGGAGTTCGGTGGCATCTTTGGGAACTTCTTTAACTGAGAATCAAGTTAAACTCATAAAGAGATATGGAAAAGACGTATATCTCTGCTATGATTCTGATGAAGCAGGTAAAAAGGCCACTAATAGGGCATTAGAAATATTAAAAAAAGAAGATGTAGAGGCTAAAGTAATTGTATTGAAAGATGCCAAAGATCCAGATGAGTTTATAAATAAATTTGGTTTAGAAAGATTTTATGAGACAATGTCAAATGCCCTTCCATATATGGACTTCAAAATACAGCTTTATAAAGAAAGGCATGACTTGAATATTTCAGAAGGAAGAATAGATTTTATAAAGGAAATAGTAACTGAATTAAAAAAGATAAAAAGTCCTGTTGAAAGAGATGTATATTTAGATAAAATATCAAAAGAAACTAAGGTATCTAAAGATTCTATTAAAGAAGAGCTTAAGTATTTACCAATAAGAAATTATAAGGACAAGTATATAAATAAAAATAATAGAGATAATAATAAAGATAGAATAAAACCAGTGATAAATAGATTAGAGCCAGGATATACTATAGCAGAAAAAAATTTACTATACCTTATATGTAAAGATAAAAATATATATGAGTCTGTAAAGACACAAATTTCTCCAGAAGATTTTATAACTGAGGAATATAAAAAAATAGCTGAAAGATTATATGAATATTATGAAAATGAAGAGTTTTTGTTTAAAACTTTTGAAAAAGTATTAAACGATAATTTAATTGGAACTTTAGAAAATATTTATAATACACAAATTAATATAGATGCTAGTCAAAAAAATAAAGTACTTGAGGATTTTATAAAAACAGTAAAGATTAAAAAATTGGAGAATAAAAAAGTAGCACTTAAAGAGCGACTAAAGGAAATAGACTTGATGGATTCAAAGAGTGAAGGGGATGTTGAAAAATTCAAAAGTATATGCTTACAACTCATAAATATAGACAAAGAATTGAAATTGCACCAATAG
- a CDS encoding YaiI/YqxD family protein yields the protein MKIIVDSDSCPVKDIIVKVSKDYNLEVIFVVNINHEINISANNIKKILVDNSSQSADIRIANISEGGDIVVTSDHGLAAMVLGKNCYCISFNGYIYNEENIDELMMRRHLTMKLKRSNKTNIKGPSKRKEQDDVHFQLNLTKLIEKSIIKD from the coding sequence ATGAAAATTATAGTGGATAGTGACTCTTGTCCAGTAAAAGATATTATAGTAAAAGTTAGTAAAGATTATAATTTGGAAGTTATATTTGTGGTAAATATAAATCATGAAATTAATATTTCAGCAAATAACATAAAAAAGATATTAGTAGACAATAGCTCTCAATCTGCTGATATTAGAATAGCTAATATATCTGAAGGAGGAGATATAGTTGTTACGTCTGATCATGGTTTAGCAGCTATGGTTTTAGGTAAGAATTGTTACTGTATATCTTTTAATGGATATATATATAATGAAGAAAATATTGATGAGTTGATGATGAGAAGGCATTTGACTATGAAATTAAAAAGAAGTAATAAAACTAATATAAAAGGTCCTAGTAAAAGAAAGGAACAAGATGATGTTCATTTTCAGTTGAATTTGACAAAGTTGATTGAAAAAAGTATAATTAAAGATTAG